Below is a genomic region from Castanea sativa cultivar Marrone di Chiusa Pesio chromosome 2, ASM4071231v1.
GTGAGGTGATCACAACCAGTGTAAGGCTTTGGAAAGCTAAGTTGATTCAGACTTGAAGTTACATGATCTGTGGCTGCACTATCAGCTAGCCATGGTTGATCTGGTGCAAGGCAGGAATTAGAGGCAGCGACCATTGTAGCTAATTTGGTAGGTGGATGCTTGCCTTGATAAGCATAATTCATCTTGTGATAGCAATCAATTGCTATGTGTCCAAGTTTACCACAAATTTGGCAAGTTGGTCTCTTTGATCTGAAATTTGCAGCAATGGAATTGGACTGATTCTATTGAAAAGGTGAGAATTGAGTAATATGAGGTGACTGATTGCTTGAACCTCTACCTCCTCTTCCGCCtctattgttgttgtagttACCCTTGCCTCTTCCTCTGTTGAATTGATTGAAATTATCATTAGACTTGTTGTTTATAGTAGCTGCAATTGCAAAGACATGATCTTTACTATCAAGAGTTTCATTGAGCGACTCCTCTTCAGCATTTAGCAAGGTAGAGAGCTCATCAAAACTCAACAGAGTGCGTTCTTATAGCTGATCTGAAGGCATTGTATTCTCTTAGTAAACCTTTGATTGTGATGTGAAGAAGCTCTTCATCATCACTGATTACACCAACAGCTAGTAGTTTATCTCTAACTACTTTAATCTTTTGCAGATACACATCAATAGAATCTGCTCCTTTCTtaagattgtgtaatttacCTTTGAGGTTCAGTATATGTGAACGAGAAATTGAAGAGAACCTGTTTTCCAAAACCTTCCAGGCCTCCATAGCTGTAGAGCATCCCACTATAAGTGCTAGAATTGAAGGTGACAAGGTGGAGCTCATAAATGTGAGCAAGGCCTTTTCTTTTGACCTCCAAAGCAAATAATCTAGATTCAACACTGATGTATAAGCACCAGATAGATCTTGTAAGAACTTCTCAAGAATCAATTGTGGATCTTCCAACAATTCAAAGAGACAATAGGTCTCCAACACCATGGTAATCTAATGTTTTCGAATGATATAATTCTTATTGTCCAGCTTGACTGTCATCATATTGGACATGTTTGAGAGAAGTAACAGTGGTTGATTCATTACACTCACTGAACTTGAAGGAACTGAAGCAGACATAGAAGAACTCCGAACTGGAGCTAAAGCCGCCATTTATGGAGCTTGAACAGGACTCTCTGGCTCTGATATCATGAAGAAAATCAAGTCTGGTACAATTTTCTTATTGAAGCAAGAAAGTAAGTACAATGCACAACACTAACAAGGAAGCAGTAAAgccaaggaagaagaagaagaagaagaagaagaagaagagtaagtctatgagagagagagagagagcaaagatTGTAACGGTGTAAAATTCTTGCTTAATTAATTTCAGTAGTGTACAAGAGTAGATATGGTACAAAGCTCAGTCTTAATCTCATAACTATCTTCCACGTTATGCAAATCAAGCCCGTGATTCAAGGAAACATAATTTCAACAGAATGTAACTGAATTTTGGCGCCAAACTCTAATAGACTTGGAACAGTACAAATACGACACCATTTCACTTAAACACCAAGCACACACAAGACAAGTAATACAATGCGTATTGATAAATAGGCTTAAGTGAAACGGTGCGTTCCATTGTAATTCAAATACTCCAACGGTAACTCCCAAACTTCGTCTTCAACCTCTGGCACTGCAATCCTTAAATTCAGGCTCATCATGTTTCAATCTTGGCTTGGGTCTGGAGTCATTATTTACATTCTCAACACATATAACTACAGCTTTCTGGTTCAGTAAAGCAGGATGTGCTTAGCTATTCTTCAGTATGCTTTGTTGAACACAACCTCTTCTAATACAATTTCTAGGGATACAGATAACATTATATATTTACATGAATATATATCTAACTTTTACTAAGCTTCTTGCATGCGAACAACTGAGTCTGAATTTACACGCAAAGAGTCGGCggcttcttccttttcttcagGCAGATCATCTGAATGCAATTCAGATTGGTTAAGACTCCGCACGAAATTTGTGAATGAAGGAAAATGCTCTGGAGAGAAAAAATACGCTCCCATTCTCTGGTAAATGAACAAGTCCACAACATTGTCGCCCACCAAATTCTTCTTTATCTGCTCAAAGCCACCAGGAGCCCCTGTAGCTGACGAGTTTTGTCCAGAGACCTCAACACCGTGCTTTCTGCAAGCTGCCCTGATCTGGGCAAGTAATAACTCAGGACTTGAGAGCGATTCATGGGGCTGGTGCTCATCTGATAAGTCCATTCCAGGCAACATCAGTTTGCATGAATTCCTTGCAAACATCTCTGTAACCACTTCATAACCGTCTCTACTGGTTGTGTTATAGTACCCAGCTGTCAGCTCAGAAGGGTGGGACGGAGTTTTATACCAAGAATGCATTAGTGGGACTTTGCCATATACCGTAGTAGCAGTCTCACTGAAAGTTGAAGATGCAAGAGAGAGGAGACGTTCTCCATGAGATATAAGCTGGTTTGAGTACCAGGAAAGGAAGAAGTCAGCATATGGAGAAACCCATGATCCACCATGTTCCCTGAAAAAGTTGTTCGAGTTGGGTGACTCGTCATAAGTGGGGGCATCATGAGGACCACCGAGTCCCCATAGAGGATTTCCATTTGCTTCAGCATGTTGCTTTAGAATGCTAAGCATGTTTTTATCATAACACTGGAATTCTCCAACCCCTGTGATTTTATTACTTTTGACTAGCCTCTGGTGTGAAGGATATTGGAGCTCACCATCTGGTCCGAGACCCATAGAGATGCCCtaaaaaaagcaatacaaaACCATTGAAACTGTCAgtacccaaataaaaaaataaagatacaGTGGATGCTAATTAAAGAATTTTGGAAGCAAAATTTCTTACCGTGATTGTGGAGCCCATGAAAGATGAGAAAGAAGACTTAAAGCTCTCACAAAATTCACGGTAGACTTGGACTGGAGTCTTCCCATCAAGCACAGGAAGATCATCGACAGCTAGTGATAAACACTCCTTGTACTGCTTCCCTGCCCGATCAGTGAAAAAAATACTGGGTTCGGATTCACCAATCCGGGATACCCACTCAGGGAGTGAAATTTTGTGTTGTTTGGATGCATGGAAGCTGAGCGAGACATGAAGCTTGAGACCCGCATTCTGAACCATTTCAGCAAGAGCAAGATAGCCTGACCACTCATACTTCCCCATGGCTTCTTTCTCCACTATTCCCCACCAAACTGGGAGCTCTACACCTTCAACTCCCAACAGCTTCAAAGCTTTTAGGCCAGCTGCAATTGCTTTAGCATGGTTTACTGCATTGCAGTCGGAAACAGAATCCAAAGGAAGCCCAACAAACAATCTTACATTATCACGCTGCAAAGAAATATTCCAAGACAACAAAGATGTTAaatttggtatcatcaaaaaacACCTGAAGCCAAAAAGACTACGAACTCTCTAAACATTTGAAATAATTTAAGAATGATAAGTCAGTTACATAATTTCCAATCATTTCCCCGAAGCTGCGTAGGTTAGGAGGTTGGGATAGCATAAGCCAAATCCACATAATGGTTAAACGATTGAATTTACCATTTCTGAATAGCTCAAACACTTGGGACAAATGATAATTTATCAAATTGAGTCCGAACGCTATATGATACTAATTTATTACgcaacacattttttttttttaattattggtaagttacacacaaaCCCAGTGAGTTTTGAATCCAGGACTTTACCCTCTCCAACATATTTGATTTCTTAAGGCCTCAAATTGATcatctaataaaattttgtcatCTATCCCCTCAAATTGGGGATAGCATAAGCCAAATCCACATAatggttaaattattaaatttaccatttctGAATAGCTCAAACTCTTGGGACAACTGGTAATTAATCAAATCGAGTCCGAACGCTATATGATACTAATTTATTACACAacacaatttatttaattattggtaAATTACACACAAACCCAGTGATATTTGAATCCACGACTTTACCCTCTCCAACATATTTGATTTCTTAAGGCCTCAAATTGATcatctaataaaattttgtcataTGTTGTACTAGCATGATTAACTTTGGCCATGGTAATGATATTGAGTCCTTGACATATAAATAATCCAAATCTAACATAACATTTCAAACCATGCAGAAACAACTTGAACCAAAACCCAGATAGCCCAATAACTCCAATCATATCCTATCCCTTTTACACTCAATTCCctttgcaaaataaataaataaataactaaaatctGAGCTTCATAATCTCCCACTTAATTAGTTCAATAAACCAACATATATAGTTTGACTCATCCAATATAAACCAAttctaattaaacaaaatatccAAGTATTTGTGTTGCTTTTCCAATCTTAAATTTTCAATCATTTCGAATTAAGACAACAGAAATCAAACAATccaactaccaaaaaaaaaaaaatccttctttatatatatatatataagagaaaaaaaaattcagccataaaagaaaattttaacaattttttgtttttctcagcaaccaaacgtGTAACTATTTAGCAAAAGTAAAAGCTTACCGATTTGGATCTTTTAGAACAACCCGAAACGGAATCGGATCGTAGCGGTTCAGATTGAATAGCAGCGGTAGCTCTGAGAGTGAACCGGATCCCAGAGTTTCTCCAACCGGTGCTCCGACCAAAACAGACCCTGTTCTTCGAAGGAATTACAGCTTTGCCACCCTTCAAGTTACAGAACCCAAGCTCCCTGTAAGCCAACTCCGTCTTAACCTGCGAGCTTCCAATCATCGAAACCTCCATATCTCCGAAACTTTCACAACCCGAAATCACAAAAACACAGTTTCGGActcaaaaaaaacaagaatCGGACccaacttttttatattttttttttaaagaaaatttgaaatatcaaatatgGAGTATGAAATATCGCTATCAGTTTAGAGTCAGAGTTACAAAGCGAAATGAGAGGAAACGGTTTTGTGAAGTTTGAGGAAATGAGAGAGAGCTGATATATAGAGCTAGAGGAGGGCCCTGagatgcactttttttttttattgcggAGGGAAcagtttggattaaaaaaatgtgCTAAGAAAAATGTGCCTGCCACGTATTGAAACTGTGATGATGCCAAATTTATGAGCcacttataataatttatttatatttattgggatttattattattttacaaatttgttCTTTATTGTAGGATTAAATATTAATAGgttgtttgattttggattaAATAAAGCTATGTGCTATGTTGTCAACGACAAGGAGATAGAGAGATAAGAGATtgattcattaatttttgttttttttaatgaagtttaTGTTGTTTTCCAGAAAGCACTCGCCTCTCaatcattcaaattttgaatttgttaaatatataattttgctataaacaataaaattaatgtattttaaggtttcatatatatatatatatatatatatatttatcaggGTTTCAAATTGTATtgttttgaactttgaagaaTATCCGCACAGTATTTAATGAGGACAATAAATGTTTGTAAAAGGAGGAGGATAATAAATGGATCATGAATAAAGTAAGAGAGGAATATTGTACTTTATCTTTACTTAAATTCTCTAATTTAAAGCCACGTATCATTTTTGAGAGGATTAAGATTCTTTTGGACAAGGGGATAACATCACATCATGACTATTATTTCTGATGGGAGGATTGAATTTTGTTACctatttaatattttcacaacaaattataagtggttaataattattattaattttaatttgaacctattattaaaaaaataatagtagagatacaaattattttacaaatttttttttataaactgctAATGTGCTgagtaattattggtaaatgaaaaagtaatattaatgatGAGCttaaatgaaaatcaataagaagTTGGTCaaatcaacattttgtaaaaatgttataaaatagtttgtatttgtagcattactcttactgaaattacttttttatctaaCTAATAACCACAtataacaacctaccacttatgatttattatgaaaatgttgtaaaaatattgtggatataataTTTCTCTATTAACATAGTAAAATTCAaactaatcatttttttatatataattttaagattttatgtTTGAGTAATTTGAAGAATTCTAAATAAAGATTATTAATTCCAAAACTAGTAAATTgttgatttcttttctcttttattgttttttttttttttactctcttctcttttttgaatcaaaatcaattttaccTTAAATAGCTTAATTGGAAACTTGTTATACGAAACAACATTTAAAGAAGTTAATAAACCAAAATAATCTATTATTCCGTTATCTTCTTTgtaaatatgattttaaattaTAGGTCTTAGTATTGGTAGTCGAGAAATTTTGATTTCCTTTGTAGGATGACTCTCCAGGTATCAAccgtttgtttttttttttaacctcttTTGGAAGAGAATCTGTTGTTTAATCTAATAGGTTGTACGTACCCCAAGCTGAGCTAAAAGAATGATTCAACCTTCGTCCAGGCCTAACTGGAGTGGGTCCTCTTCTACTATCTAGGTATCCCGGTAGTTCGCTAGCAATCTAGTTAATAAATAAAGATCATATTAGTCTCGAAACAAAAGTAGGTAGAAAGAACCCCATTAACTCTTAGAACGTATATATACTCTCCCTGATAAACTTAAGAAAATTTAAGTGCATTAATGATAGAATGACGCTTAAGCATATTGTGGATTTGAATGTATGCTTGAGTGTATCTTTagatttactaaaaaaaaaaagtatatttagTGTTTATTTAGGAATAACTTCGGTAAGGtatgtagtttttttattttttttatgttaaaaatactataaataaaactaaataaaataatcttattgatattttcctgaaaatattatagaaaataaaccGACCTAAAATTTATCTTATGATCTTATCCCAAACCCTTTGAAGACGATTCATTTAAGTTATGTGGCACCTGGAATGTGCGAGTCAAAATTGATTGGCCTCGAAAATGAGAATGGTAAACTATTTGTAGTTgattagaaaaaacaaaagagaattaTTTGTGGGTAATCATGATTCATGTGGATAGGATATGGAAGAACGTTTTCGGTAGTTGACGTGGAAAGTTAGCAGCACACCCCACGCCAACGACACCccattttcatatttatatttttattcaataaatcaATGATCAATTAATGGAGGTTTTGGATTGGCCTGACGGTGGTGTACACACATTGGCTGTTACGTGCATGCTGACTCAGGTCCAGAGCAGACTTGGCTCTCAGATTCTCTTGCCGTTGATTGCAAACCACACCATGCATGCCCACtgtcttttagagagagagagatttgaaaaGTATGTGGAGAAGAAAATTTCTTGATACATTAATATAGGTGGCTTTGTTTTGTTGTGAACATGGTCAGACCTCAGAAGCCATATGGAAAGTTATTGTTTATACTTGATGCAAGTATGAGAATGGTCACGGACATGGATGCAGAGACAAGTATGAGTTATACACGGATACGATATTGATACAGACACGAGTATACACACGAATATGATATCGATAAGGTACGAGTATGAGAATACACATTGATACAATATGGTGGTTcaagtaatttttgaaaattaaaacataaaatgacCAATAAAACATCAGTATAATACAGGTACGACATCTTAAATAAAATATCTGTGCTCCTTGGTTTAGAGGATATCTTCGTATTTATTAAGATCATAtctaattcatttatttatgttttgttttgttgtacaTGCATGTTATGGATTGGATTAAGCACATGCAGCTTTAGCTTTGAGGCTTTGACTGTGTATATATAGAATACAGCTTTGAAGATTCATTACAATTTGATTCTATAAATGATTCTATTATTtctttgaatcttttgtgaTCCTTGCCATTTACTTGACTTGTATGAAGAAGGTTCagtcaaaaattaaatattgaagcaaagaaaacaaatagtTATATGGTGAAGTGCTTTGTAGAATCACTCAAGATTATGggtttttaattaagttttgttTATTCAAATCCTGAGGACTTCAATGAAGAGTAGTCCCATTGGTGTTGACAAATGTCATAATTGTAAATTATTGTTCTTGACATCCACCTATTCCAAAGAATTATGAAGTAAAGTGTCTATTATTCAATTAACTACGTTTTGCCtagtttttcatatttatgGATCAGCTAGCTAggaaacattatttaaaatttttgggtctGTTTAGTAGaagagtttgagtaatgttgtttgtaattttttaaaatacgtatgagtgaaaatgtgtgtgaaaatatatataatattgtttaaaaactaaaaatgtatATTTAAATTACTCTACTACACGggctttattttcttgttgcTTTTGATTGAAGCCAATGAAgcttgtctttcaggataaacCATTAATCATGTactaaaaaaagaagggaaaaaaaaatgtaccaaTAATTTAGTAGTAACCGACACGTCTTTTATTAAGGTCCTATCATGTTTCACCAAATATGCAATAAACATATATGTGACTTGGAATTGATCCACAATTCAAAATAGAATTGGTTGCGAAAATGTCAAATCCATAGTTTTCTGATAGTGACTCAACCTTATGAATATGGAATAGGTATCCACGCCCATGCTACCTTTGAG
It encodes:
- the LOC142624168 gene encoding inactive beta-amylase 9 — encoded protein: MEVSMIGSSQVKTELAYRELGFCNLKGGKAVIPSKNRVCFGRSTGWRNSGIRFTLRATAAIQSEPLRSDSVSGCSKRSKSRDNVRLFVGLPLDSVSDCNAVNHAKAIAAGLKALKLLGVEGVELPVWWGIVEKEAMGKYEWSGYLALAEMVQNAGLKLHVSLSFHASKQHKISLPEWVSRIGESEPSIFFTDRAGKQYKECLSLAVDDLPVLDGKTPVQVYREFCESFKSSFSSFMGSTITGISMGLGPDGELQYPSHQRLVKSNKITGVGEFQCYDKNMLSILKQHAEANGNPLWGLGGPHDAPTYDESPNSNNFFREHGGSWVSPYADFFLSWYSNQLISHGERLLSLASSTFSETATTVYGKVPLMHSWYKTPSHPSELTAGYYNTTSRDGYEVVTEMFARNSCKLMLPGMDLSDEHQPHESLSSPELLLAQIRAACRKHGVEVSGQNSSATGAPGGFEQIKKNLVGDNVVDLFIYQRMGAYFFSPEHFPSFTNFVRSLNQSELHSDDLPEEKEEAADSLRVNSDSVVRMQEA